The proteins below are encoded in one region of Terriglobia bacterium:
- a CDS encoding efflux RND transporter permease subunit, with the protein MGLAALCVRRPVFATMLIMALVVLGVASFRELGIDQYPKVDLPIVTITTVLPGASAEEMETEVTKPIEEAVNTIQGIDELRASTVEGVSRVIVTFVLERDTEQAAQDVRDKVAVILRRLPSGIDPPVIEKVDPDASPIMSISVSGDRSLREITEIADKQIKQRLEGVSGIGQVLLIGGRKRAIQVEIDAEKLSSLGLSISQVSQALQRQNVEIPSGRLDQGRRELMLRTLGRISSPDQFRELIVSTSDGVPVRIRDFATVTDGFEEPRDLARLDGNPAVTLLVRKQSGTNTIKIIDTVKAKLAEISRTLPPDLNVSVIRDQSTFIEGSVNAIYEHLALGGLFASIVVFFFMRNWRSTLIAAVAIPTSIISTFTIMRALGYTLNSLTLLGLTVSVGIVIDDAIVVLENIFRYIEEKHFKPFDAAVAATREIGLAVMAATLSLVVIFAPVVFLGGIPGRFLQSFGVTAAVAIMVSLLVSFTLTPMLSSRFVRMREDNAKASHHGSKERGFYRWLENKYLRTLEWSLAHRKTMVLICTLTFLSIFPLGARIGMDFFPADDQDEFEVVIKTPEGTSLSGTDTILQQMEERIRKLPEVRHLLTTINSQGTGEVRDGSIYVRMSPLQSREISQFDVMKQARAALQDFPGVRVAVQNVSSIGGRATPVNVIVRGPDLKELARLSNLFTEKMKEVSGLVDVDSSVNVGNPEVQVNILRDKASDLGVSVNDIARALRTMVSGEEDITKYKEGDELYEVRLRVRPDQRGSAGVIAGLMVPSSQGRLVRLDNVALIERGTGPAQIDRYNRQHQITLSANLLPAKSLGQAMNDVQAIITGAGLPVGYDYYFTGQGKVMVEMVMNFLIAFVLSFIFMYIVLAAQFESFIHPITILASLPLAVPFALVSLFATGKTLHMWSALGLLLLFGVVKKNSILQIDFVNRLRREQGYERHRAMIEANRARFRPILMTTLSIVAGMIPTAFGTGPGSATRSAIAVVIIGGQSLCFLLTLLAIPVLYTILDDIVTIRWRERARFWRLASAASRAK; encoded by the coding sequence ATGGGGCTGGCTGCGCTGTGCGTTCGTCGTCCGGTCTTCGCCACCATGCTGATCATGGCTCTGGTGGTGCTGGGGGTGGCTTCGTTTCGCGAGCTGGGCATCGACCAATACCCCAAGGTCGATCTGCCCATCGTCACGATCACCACCGTCCTTCCAGGCGCCAGCGCCGAGGAGATGGAGACTGAGGTCACCAAGCCGATCGAAGAGGCGGTCAACACGATCCAGGGGATCGACGAGCTGCGCGCCAGCACGGTGGAAGGAGTCTCGCGCGTCATCGTGACCTTTGTGCTCGAGCGCGACACCGAGCAGGCGGCCCAGGATGTGCGTGATAAAGTCGCGGTGATCCTGCGCCGGCTCCCCTCGGGAATCGACCCGCCGGTTATCGAGAAAGTCGATCCGGATGCTTCACCGATCATGTCGATCAGCGTCTCGGGGGATCGCAGCCTGCGCGAGATCACCGAGATCGCCGACAAGCAGATCAAGCAGCGGCTCGAAGGTGTGAGCGGCATAGGCCAGGTGTTGCTGATCGGCGGGCGCAAGCGCGCGATCCAGGTTGAGATCGACGCGGAAAAACTGAGTTCGCTCGGCTTGAGCATCAGCCAGGTTTCGCAGGCGCTGCAGCGCCAGAACGTGGAGATTCCCAGCGGACGCCTCGACCAGGGCCGGCGTGAGCTGATGCTGCGTACCCTGGGACGCATCTCTTCGCCGGACCAGTTCCGGGAGTTGATCGTCAGCACCAGTGACGGCGTCCCGGTTCGCATCCGCGATTTCGCCACTGTGACCGACGGTTTCGAGGAACCGCGCGACCTGGCGCGGCTCGATGGCAATCCCGCCGTCACCCTGTTGGTGCGCAAGCAATCCGGCACGAATACCATAAAAATCATCGATACGGTCAAAGCCAAGCTGGCGGAGATCAGCAGGACTCTGCCACCCGACCTCAACGTCAGCGTGATCCGGGACCAGTCGACGTTCATCGAGGGCTCCGTCAACGCCATTTACGAGCACCTGGCCCTCGGTGGATTGTTCGCCAGCATCGTCGTTTTTTTCTTCATGCGCAACTGGCGCTCCACGCTGATCGCCGCCGTTGCCATACCGACCTCCATCATTTCCACATTCACCATCATGCGGGCGCTGGGTTACACCCTGAACAGCCTCACGCTTCTGGGGCTGACCGTATCGGTCGGTATTGTGATCGATGATGCGATTGTCGTGCTGGAAAACATATTTCGCTATATCGAAGAGAAGCACTTCAAACCGTTCGACGCCGCCGTGGCTGCGACCAGGGAAATCGGGCTGGCGGTGATGGCCGCCACTCTCTCGCTGGTCGTGATTTTTGCCCCTGTGGTGTTTCTGGGGGGCATTCCCGGGCGCTTCCTGCAGAGCTTCGGAGTGACTGCGGCCGTCGCGATCATGGTCTCGCTGCTCGTCAGCTTCACGCTGACGCCCATGCTGTCATCCCGCTTTGTCCGGATGCGCGAGGATAATGCCAAGGCGTCACATCACGGATCCAAGGAGAGGGGATTCTATCGCTGGCTCGAGAACAAGTACCTCCGTACGCTTGAATGGAGCCTGGCGCATCGGAAGACCATGGTTTTGATCTGCACGCTGACCTTCCTGTCGATCTTCCCCCTGGGGGCGCGCATCGGCATGGATTTCTTTCCCGCGGACGACCAGGACGAGTTCGAAGTGGTGATCAAGACGCCGGAAGGGACATCGCTGAGCGGCACCGACACGATCCTGCAGCAGATGGAAGAACGCATCAGGAAACTCCCCGAGGTCCGGCACCTTCTGACCACCATCAATTCGCAGGGTACTGGAGAGGTCCGTGACGGCTCCATTTATGTCCGCATGTCGCCGCTCCAGAGCCGCGAGATCAGCCAGTTTGACGTAATGAAACAGGCCCGCGCGGCGCTGCAGGATTTTCCCGGTGTGCGTGTTGCGGTCCAAAACGTGAGTTCGATCGGTGGCCGCGCCACCCCCGTAAACGTGATCGTGCGCGGCCCGGACCTGAAGGAACTGGCGCGCCTGTCGAACCTGTTCACGGAGAAGATGAAGGAGGTTTCCGGCCTTGTGGATGTCGACAGCTCCGTCAATGTCGGCAATCCCGAGGTGCAGGTCAACATTCTGCGTGACAAGGCTTCCGATCTGGGAGTGTCTGTCAACGATATTGCGCGCGCACTGCGAACCATGGTTTCCGGGGAGGAGGACATCACCAAGTACAAGGAAGGTGACGAACTCTACGAGGTGCGACTCCGGGTCCGTCCCGATCAGCGCGGCAGCGCCGGGGTCATCGCCGGGCTGATGGTGCCGTCATCCCAGGGCCGCCTGGTCAGGCTCGACAACGTGGCTCTCATCGAGCGCGGCACGGGGCCGGCGCAGATCGATCGCTACAACCGGCAGCATCAGATCACGCTGTCGGCCAATCTGCTGCCGGCCAAATCGCTGGGGCAGGCGATGAACGACGTGCAGGCCATCATCACCGGCGCCGGGCTGCCGGTCGGTTATGATTACTACTTCACCGGGCAGGGCAAGGTGATGGTCGAGATGGTCATGAATTTCCTGATTGCTTTCGTCCTGTCATTTATTTTCATGTACATTGTGCTTGCGGCTCAATTCGAGAGCTTCATTCATCCGATTACCATTCTGGCTTCACTGCCCCTGGCCGTGCCGTTTGCGCTCGTATCGCTCTTTGCCACGGGCAAGACCCTGCACATGTGGAGCGCCCTGGGCCTGCTGCTTCTGTTCGGAGTCGTCAAGAAGAACTCGATTCTCCAGATCGACTTCGTCAACCGGCTGCGCCGCGAGCAAGGCTACGAGCGCCATCGGGCGATGATCGAGGCCAACCGCGCCCGGTTCCGCCCGATTCTCATGACCACGCTGTCGATCGTGGCGGGGATGATTCCGACCGCATTCGGCACGGGCCCGGGTTCCGCGACCCGGTCGGCGATCGCGGTCGTGATCATTGGGGGCCAGTCGCTCTGCTTCCTGCTTACACTGCTGGCGATCCCCGTCCTTTACACGATTCTCGACGACATCGTCACCATCCGGTGGCGTGAACGCGCCCGCTTCTGGCGCCTCGCCTCAGCCGCAAGCCGTGCAAAGTAA
- a CDS encoding efflux RND transporter periplasmic adaptor subunit — protein MKHNSVVPAAFAAAFLVLLSASGCSRPGPTVTADPGTPVVVQAIQVQPEKVQRTVELVGTLEGEHEVTVSSEVSGRVLAVRADLGDHVTQGQALVEIDSRELTLAVDRQRAALQQALASLGLSKENDPMPAPEQTSVVRKAAADLSDARTNFERAQSLLAKNVVARQVYDSAEARYQAAEANYTSALEGVRNLVAQVENLRAQLALARKKVTDTVVRAPFDGTVRARMVEIGQYVKEQGAIMSITSINPLKLRAGIPEHWFPYVAVGARVDLAVEAYHEEFQGRVVRVARTVDPQSRTFSIEAEVENSRERLRPGLFARAVLITSKADLVLRVPAGAVISYYGVQKVYEIENGQIREKVVKLGDRFGDVIEITEGVTPGAWIAATELTRIHQGSRVEIKKES, from the coding sequence ATGAAACACAACAGTGTCGTGCCGGCGGCCTTCGCCGCGGCGTTCTTGGTGCTTTTGTCGGCATCAGGCTGCTCTCGCCCAGGTCCCACGGTGACAGCGGACCCTGGGACTCCAGTCGTGGTGCAGGCGATTCAGGTCCAGCCGGAAAAGGTCCAGCGCACGGTGGAACTCGTCGGCACCCTGGAGGGGGAACACGAAGTGACGGTGTCAAGTGAGGTGTCGGGACGCGTGTTGGCGGTGCGCGCCGACCTGGGCGACCACGTGACGCAGGGGCAGGCGCTCGTGGAGATCGACTCCCGGGAACTCACCCTGGCCGTGGACAGGCAGCGGGCAGCTCTTCAGCAGGCGCTGGCGTCCTTGGGCTTATCCAAGGAAAACGACCCGATGCCGGCTCCTGAGCAGACTTCGGTTGTGCGCAAGGCCGCGGCAGACCTGTCCGACGCCAGGACGAACTTTGAGCGCGCCCAATCTCTGCTTGCCAAAAACGTGGTTGCCAGACAGGTGTACGACTCGGCGGAAGCACGCTACCAGGCGGCGGAAGCCAATTACACTTCTGCTCTCGAAGGGGTGCGCAATCTCGTGGCCCAGGTGGAAAACCTGCGCGCCCAGCTTGCGCTCGCACGCAAGAAGGTCACCGACACCGTCGTCCGCGCCCCCTTCGACGGCACCGTGCGCGCGCGCATGGTGGAAATCGGACAGTATGTAAAAGAGCAAGGCGCCATCATGTCGATCACCTCAATAAATCCTCTCAAGCTGCGTGCGGGCATTCCGGAGCATTGGTTCCCTTATGTCGCCGTCGGCGCCCGGGTCGATCTCGCCGTGGAGGCTTACCATGAAGAATTCCAGGGCAGAGTCGTCCGTGTGGCGCGCACGGTCGATCCACAGAGCCGCACATTTTCGATCGAAGCGGAGGTCGAGAACTCCAGGGAGCGGCTCCGCCCCGGCCTGTTCGCCCGCGCCGTCCTGATCACCTCCAAGGCCGACCTGGTCCTGCGCGTGCCTGCGGGTGCCGTGATTTCCTATTATGGAGTGCAGAAGGTCTACGAGATCGAGAATGGTCAGATCCGCGAAAAGGTTGTGAAGCTCGGCGACCGTTTTGGAGACGTCATTGAAATCACGGAAGGGGTGACGCCCGGCGCCTGGATCGCGGCCACGGAGCTGACCAGGATCCACCAGGGCAGCCGCGTTGAAATCAAGAAGGAGAGCTAG